TGGTAGCGCAGGGAGGTCTCTTGGACCAACAAGGTGGAATCAGGAGCCAAAGAGATCACagcccaaatcccagctctactacATGCAAATTGGGTGATTAATGCCCACTTCCCGGGCTAGCAAGCATTGAGGAGGGAATTCTTTTAAGAAGTGTTgttgcccaccccagccccgatTTCCTGTACATGGGCCGCTGCTGGCCTCTAGTGGCCACTGGATAAATTGCACAGCGAGTTGACCTGAGAACAGGCATGTGGGAAACATTTTTCCACTTCTGGATTTTCCTGATGCCGGGGTTCTCAACCATGACAGACCCGTAACTcccttttcataaaatatatttcatgtaattatagtaattttttaaaacttcaagcaCTTTATTGAGGTATTGACATACTACAAATGACATATTTATAGTGTACAATTTGATAGTTTTTGATATATGTTATATACCCAAGAAACCATCATCACAACCAAGACAGTGAACATCTGCATCACCTCCAGAACTTACCTGTCCTCCTTTCCAATTCCCCACCCCAAGTAAGTACTGAGCGGCTTTCAGCCATTGTAGGTTAGCTtacattttctagagttttatgtaaatgtaatagtacagtatatactctttttttttttttttttggcctggcttctttcatttggcataattactttgaaatttatccatgttgttgtgagtaccaatagttcattccttttttattgctgtgtagtatttcatCATATGAATGTACTGCAGTTTATCTATTCAGAATgaggataaatttaaaaattaatataatgccCTACTGTAACAGAGGAGAGCAGATCTGACTCTatgttggatctgttcctttggttttaaccactgtgccctttTTTCTGGGTTTATTCTTACTGGCTCTGCGCCTTTTGTAAAAcgatgttgcctttagcctgtcTGGTAAACAGGAGAGCcttttctcaaggctctgatctttaagatattaacacttctgcacttatgtaAATATAACAAGTTGcataatagaaaataaccttgttttgttggaggttttgcaggagcaccacgACCTCGCCCACGTGGACAGCTGTGGGagcaaagaattcctacagcaagaagtttgcaacaaccaaccacaccccctcccctatTTTTTTGTGTAagaggagcctgtattctgactggagcagggtggttctccaagacattagtctgccatcctctcagtctgctggctttctgaatagtcactattccttgccctaacacctcgtctcccaatttattgtcCTGTTGTTCTCTGAGCAGAACGAGTTAGGACTCGGTTGCACTACTATcatataaaagagaaactgaaggaaagtaatacaataataggTAAGTCCCATGTAGATGCTCAGCCATGATCACACTGGAACATATAATGATGTAGTCAGATGCTTGACCTATACACACAATTACATGAACCCGGTTCTTTGCCAGAAATTTTGGTTTGGCTCCCATGGCCGGCAGTTGGCCATCCCATGCAGGAGGGTACAGTTTTGTGTGGATGATGCGTGGGGCCTGAGATTGAGCAGAGAAGGTGGACACAGGCAGGTTTTAACTCAGTGGAAAGATTCATTTCTCACAGGGCTGACCATCAGGGTAGCATGCTTCTTTCTGAGTTATGTGAATGCTGTGTTTAGACTGGACCACCATGGGATTTTAGACCACCATCCAGCCTATTAATGATCCAGACTCATTCACTAAGgtccatatttaatttttcaaaggcACATTTGCATTCCTCTTATCTTACTTTCATAGCACAATCTAGGAGCTTCCATTGCACTTTCCTGAGCAGGGACATAAGTTGTCTTCCTTTCCCCAAGGTCTCAGGGCCAGCAGCAGGCGTTGGCACTTCCCAGTCCCACTGGGGCCTCTCTCAGGAGCCAGAATACGATTTTATGGAAGAAAGTGTTCAGCAATGCTTTGGAGGCAACAAGGCTTTGAGAACCTTCTACTACAAACATAACCTTCAGTTGACAGCTTGTTAGCTTGATTTATAACTTGTAAATGTTTATATAGACGGATGATCTGTGGCCTCCATGTTTTCTTGCCCTAGGCTGCGACATCCTGAATTTATTCATGGACCCCAGGTTGGGTTTTCCTGTTCCTTAACTGGGTAGGAAGCCAACCAGGGCTCATGTCTGTCACAGTTGGGTCGGTGGAGGGTAGAGGGCCCCTCAGGTTCCCCTTTGAGAGCTGTCATCATCCCCTCTAAGACTTTAAGCTGCAGGGAACCCCCACGTTGGCCCAATTTCCAGCATGTGGACCTGGGCTACGGAAACCTCTCCTTCCGCCCAGGGCTCTAATTCTGCACAGACGAGGTTATTTGGGTCAGCTGAAGCACCTGTAGATTTTTGGTCACAAGCAGTACCTCATGAGGTGGCACCCCGAGAATGCCCTCTTCCAAGGGTTCTACCTCCACCCAAGTCCTGCTGGCTTCACATCCCAAGATGTAATGTGTTGCTGTCCTGCTGGGGAGGGAAGTCCAGAGATGGAGGGTACAGGGCAGCATTGCCCACTTAGAAAGCTCTTCCTACTTCCTGTCAGACCCTATCAACCTGTCTCCAAGGGTGGGGTGAGGATCAGTAACAAAACTTTCTCTTGTCTCCCTTTTGCTGCAGTTGCTGGAAGTATCTCCCAGATTTCCTTGGTGACTTATGTTGCTAGCATGTGTGGCCTTCATGGAGAGGTAACAGGTTGCCAGGTCACCACTCCAAGGATGGTTAGCCCCATGCTGACTCTATTAGGCAGGTCtctttggttgcaagtgacagaaacccaactctAACGTGTTTACACAAGAAGGGACCTTTATTGAATTGCAAGGTTGCAGTAAGAACTAGAGCGTGTTTAGTTTGCAGAAAGAGTGGACCCTGGGACTGGAATTCTGTCTCCTCTTCAAGGAGGCTTGGTCTCTCAGATGGGCTGTATCCACAGGATTCCAAACTGTCGGCCTCTGGCCCTACACCCAAGGCTTCCTGTAAGAAGCTGAGCTGCTCTGCTTAATTTCAAGTCAAGATATACTGGTTGCGGCCTGGGCATACCTTGTCACATGGAGGGCAGGGCCCTGTGACTGACAGCCCCACTAAAACCCCATGGGGGAAGGAGTTGCCTCACAGATAGTCCTGTtcccagaagggaagggaggggcagagagatcAGCCAGCGCCCTCTACCCTGTCCCACCCTGCGGTCTGCCTCCCAGTGTCAGCAATCCCCCCAGGCCCGCCTGCCACTTCTGCCTGAAGATAGGGTAGACCTCAAGGCTGAGCCAGTTTGCGTGGTTAAGACCAGAGTATTCCCTGGAGAGTGATGACGTCACAGAACTGGGGTTCTAGAAGGTGGGGGTGGCCCAGTACTCCTGCCATCTTTAGACAATGGAGAGCGGTGAGCAGGGCGGGGCTAAAGGGTAGTTcctgaggaagaggaggtgggaccTGGGGCCAGAGAAGGATAGGAGAGAGGTAAGCTTGGAGAGGGAAGGTCGGTGCACACCTGCCAGAACCACTGTCTTCCCCAAGGGAACCCCAAGAGGGGGCttcaggggcagagatggggctCCCTGCTTTGTGAGGCTCAGTGACACCTGTCTCTGAAGGAACCTACTGAGTCAGGGCAGAATATGGTTGCACAGGGCATGTTTATACTGTAAAAGTATTTGTGGTTTGTCTGAAATTCTAAtgtaactgggcatcctgtaattttatttgcttaatctGGCAACTCTAGGGtgggaaagagaagcaaaagaatGGTCACAAGCACAGGCTGCTGTGAGTGAGtcttagaaaacagaataaaacatcCCTGAGGAAACAGGGCATCAGGGCAGCCATCTGGTCCAAGCAGAAGCTGCCTGACTCGTGAAGCCAGTGGGTGGAGGAACCCTCAGGGTCTAGTTTAAGGggaaagatacacacacacacacacacacaaacacaaacacacaaacacacacacacatgcctacTGCTAGAAATAGCCTCATTCTATGCTTTTGTGTCATTGACCATTTTGAAGAATATAGGCCAGTTATTTTGCAAATTTTCCCTCAGGTTGGCTTTGTCTGATGTCCCCTCAAGGTTATGCATCCCTGAGCAGAATACTACGTAAGTGATGTGTTTCCTTCTCAGGGAATCCCATCTGGAGGAACGTAATCGCTCTGTGCCCCTCACTGGTGGTGTTAATTTTGATTACAAGGTCAAAATCCTGTCTGCTTTCTTCACTGTAGTGTCACTGTTTTTCTCATGCAACTAATATGCACTCTATGGGAGACACTTTAAGACCATTTCCATACCCCATTCTTCATCAAGCATCCCACTACCTCGGATTTAGCATCTACTGATGATTTTTTCTTGTTCAAACTGACCTATGATGGTTTCAGAATGGTGATTTTCCTACTTCATGACTACTTCCACATTATCACTCAATTTTATTGTCAGGAAGTGCACCCCCTTTATCCCCATTATGTATCTATTTGCCTATTTATTACTGTTAAGAACTCATGGATTCTTATCTCAGTCAATGTGTTATTATCTGtcactatcattatttattttgatgatcaAATTGTTCCAGATTAACTCAGAAACCATCATGCATTGGTTTCtcagatatgataccaaaaacacatgcaacaaaagaaaaaaaccaataaatCAGTCTTCAACAGCATTTAAAACTCTAGTGTCTCAAAGAATATTGTCaagtaagtgaaaaataactCACAGAATgtgaggaaatatttgcaaatcattgtATCCAGTAAGGttctaatatccagaatatataaagaacattacAACTCGATAAGGAAAAGACGAACAATCCAACTAAAAAAATGGGCacaggatctgaatagacattttcccaaagatatacaaatggccaaagagCACATGTAAAGATGATCAACATTATTAGCCATCAGGCatgtgcaaatcaaaaccacaatgtgacaCTACTTCATACCATTAGGATAGCTTtgatcaaaaagacagataataacagtGTTGttgaagatgtggaaaaattggaaccttTACAtattgctgataggaatgtaaaatggtgcagccactttggaagtcCAGCAATTCCTCAAAAGTTTAAACTTTAAGtcaccatgtgacccagcaattccacacttTGGTATATATCCCAAAGAATGGAAACATTTGTCCACACAAAAAattttacacaaatgttcataaaagcattattcataatagccagaaagtagaaacaactcaaatgtccataaACTGATGAATACATAAACTAACTGTGGTATatccgtacaatggaatattattcagccatgaaagggaaagaaatcctggtatatgctataacatggatgaaccctaaaaacattatgttaagtgaaagaagctagacacaaaaggccacactAAGTATGTGGCTTCATTTTTtggaaacatccagaataggcaaagcTCTAGAGATAggaagtaggttagtggttgccatAGGCTGGAGGGAAgtggaatggggagtgactgctaatggggtttctttttgggttgatgagaatgttctaaaattgactgttgTGCtagttgcacaattctgtgaaaatgaattgtacactttaaatgaattaactgtatggtatgtgaattatatattgTGAATTACatcacaataaagctgttacccAAAAATGCTGTTCCAGATTTGCCCAGTGGGTACCCCTTTGAGCTGGCTCTCATGTCCATTTGACATGCCTCAGTCTTTAacttgagcacttccttactttctgcaCAAAATAATCCAGATTTATCTTGTGCCCTTTCCTACTCCAGCCTGGGAATCAGCCATTTTCCCTGGAGTCCTGGTTCCCATTCAGAGGGGGGAAAAGTGAAACCACGATCTGGGcacttattatttccttcaatcATCACAATAAGCCTAACAAGTAGGTATTAGCATATCTTCATTTCACaaaggagacccagagaggttaagtatgttgcccaaggtcacacagcagcccAGCCTTTGAAAGCAGGCAATGGGAATCCAGAGCCCTTGCtcttcactcctcctcctcctacacacacacacacacacacagaaaatgttctaaaattgactctGGTATTAGTTGCACAGTTCTCTGAAAAtgattgaattgtacactttaaatgaattaGTCTGACTGACACACACTCAGAGTGAAAGTGAGGGTTATTTCTACAACTAGATCATTCTTGCTTGCTTTATGATATGCActtctgaatggaaaaaaaaagaatagaaccTATAACCATCCCCCATGAACTGCATAAGGCAGGGCATCCCCTTAGGGAGAGTCACGTGTCACGTGGagtgtggggttgggggtgatCAGCGTCCAGTGTCTTAGCCCTTCCTCTGAAAGCACATAAGCAAATACAAGCTCACAAATACTAATGAAAGGCAGTTCTCATTCATCTCCTTCGCCCACCTCACTCCACTGCCCTGTACCCAAATGCTGCCCCAAGCTGGGCACCCATCCTAAGGGTGAGAACAACTAAAAAGAAGGTGGAGCTCTACAGATGAAAGGAGATTGGCCTTGGTTTTTAACTGCTAAAGCTGGCAATGGGTACATGGAGGTTCATGAcactattctttctccttttgtaaatGTTTATGATTTACTGCAATAAaagagtatttataaaataataaatgagaggAAAGAGGCTGAAAACAGCCAGGTGGAGAGCTGTGAGTGAGCGAGGACATTTGGCTGCTCTCTCCATATTCCTCAGGCCCTCAGAGCAAACCAGCAGGCAGTCTGGGAGACCCTGGGACCCGCCGGCCCACCACGGCACGCCCTCCACTGCGCCTCCTCCCCGCCGGGGATGCCCGGCCTGCTGCTCATCTCCTTGGCCAGCTGCCTGCTGGCCATAAATCAGGCCAGCCCCATCAGCCGCTGTGACTTGGCCAAGGTGCTGCATGAGGAGGACTTGGATGGGTTTGAGGGCTACTCCCTGAGTGACTGTGAGtgccatccctcccacccccacccccaccgcgcCTCCTCTCCCGGTCATGCCCTTCGTGGCCAGCTGTCTTTTTCTGTCACTTGTTTTCCAAAGTCAAGTTCAAAAAACAGCcctctccaagaagccttccccaGCATTGCGTATTTGTTCAATGATTATTAAGTGAGCACTTAGTGTGTCCCAGGAACTCTTTCAGACCCTGGGGGTATAGATATCAGCACAGCCCCTTCCCTCACAGTGTTCACATTCTAGGGGGAGAGAGAGcaataaacagaaacatacaaatatatgaagGACTTCCTggtggtgataaatgctatgcAGAAGAATAAAGCAGGGGGAGTGATAGGTGACAATTTCTAGAAGAagtcaaggaaggcctctctgaggaggtgacactgaGCAGTGCTGAACAGAGTAAAGGACCTGGTCCCTCAAACATCTGGGGGAAcaacattccagacagaggaaacagccagtgtAAAGGCTTTATCCTACTCCAAGGTAGAGAAATCGCCCTTCTGCCCAGAATTTGTGCACATCTCTCTCACAGCACTCTCTCCTTTCATCTTGCTTTGTGGGTTTTTTAGGCACATAGCTTCATTCTTATCCTATAGATGTCTTGAAGGCAGCATCTGCATTTGATCCAGCTCAATGTCCCTCCCTGGGCTTTGCACagtttctggcacacagtaggtggtcATTAAGGGCAGAAAGCACGGATAGACAGGTGGACAGATGGGCGGTTGTgctgatgggtgggtggatggactgAAGGATGAGAGGAGACGCTAATGGGTGTTCGTAGCCTGCAAGCCCCATCTAGCCTCTAAGGCCTTGCTCCTTTCTTCCGGTTCCtcatctcccttcctcctgcatctcccttctccctcagctTAGCCCCCTCTAAAAACCCTCTTCTCCCTGTTCTAAGGGCTGTGCCTGGCTTTCTTGGAAAGTGCCTTCAACATAACAAAGGTAGATGAAAATACCGATGGCAGCTTTGACTACGGCATCTTCCAGATCAACAGCCACTACTGGTGCAACGATTACCAGAGTCACACGGAAAACATTTGCCACGTGGACTGTCAAGGTCTGGCTGGGGCCCCAGGGTGGGAGAGGTGAGAGAGGTGACCAGGCTCTATGCACAGGATTTCCCTTCCTATGCAAAGCCTGGAGCAGACCCCAGTGGGGTGGCTCAAAGAATCAGGGAATCCCTTTACTGAGCAGAGGGTTTGACTTGTGTCCCTAATTGTGCATCCGTAGGAGTTGCCACGGTGTTCTGCAGGCTCCAGATAGGCTCGCACAGCCAGCAGTGgtagagcagcagcagcagccagcatTTTTTGAGAGTGGATTATGTCctcagcactttacatgcatAGCTCATTTCATCCAAACTGCCATGCAATATTGACTAGTAtgatccccactttacagatgagaaaactgaggctcatagaaCCAGTGCCAAATGCCAAACTGGTGGCCCTGAAAGCTCAGCTCTCACCACCAAGCAGTGCTGTCTTTGGCTAACAGTCTAACCAAAGGCCAAGGGCAAACTCCCCACTCAGAGCTGATCCAGGAGGCTCCATGGGTCCATGACTCTGTCCCTTATCTCCTCCTTTGTTCACCTGAAGAGCCTCCCTCCTTAAGCATGATTTTACCGTGGTCCCTGTGCTTTCCCTAGAAACCTCCAAACCTAGGGGTGAACCACCATCTACTCTGGCTAGGAAGTATGGTAGCAAACCAGCCCAAATCTCAGGCttcctgtccctcctgcccccacccgcAGCCACCCCCCCAACCTCCAGCAGCCATTGTATGGATGCCCCAGTGGGCCTCTAGGAGGGAGGCCCACCCCATCTGGAAGTACTCAGCCTCCGGGTGGCACATGCCTGTGAGGGGAGAGCCAGTGACCGCCTCAGTATTCGGGACTGTCCCCTGTGCTCTCACCAGtactctccctcttcctttcagaACTGCTGAGCCCCAACCTTCTCCCAATCATCAACTGTGCAAAAAAGATTGTGTCCGGAGCAGGGGGCATGAAGAACTGGTGAGGAGGACTCTGTGGGACTAAGCTAGTGGGTAGGGTCTTAAGAAAGATGTGCTGACAGAGAAAGGGACACTAGGCCAGGCCTAGATGTCTTCTACGTCTAGTAAGATGTGGGCTAGTGGCAGGGCTTGGAACGCTGGGACCTGGCTCTTCCTCTGACTCTGTGTTAAACCAAACTCTTTTGGCTGCAGTAACAGAACCTCCTGCGCTAACTGAAGGAGTTTGTTCTGAGAGGACAAGGGGTCTTACTGAGCCCACACAAGGGGTGAGGTTGGGCCTCAGGAAGAGGACGGAAGCAGGGCTGGAAACCATCAGCAAGCTTTCCTTGACAGGTTTCTGCTTCTCTTGCTGTATTTGCTTTACGACTTCCTCTACAGACCATCTTTCTCCGCTCTACCGTCCACAAGACAATGTCTGCCCTGAATCTATGGGCTAATGTCCCAGGCAACCACACAGAGCCTGGCTAGGCTCAGTCCCAATCCCAGTGCTTGAGGTAGAGAATCTGATGGGTTCAGCTCAGACCCCGTGTCCCCACTTGACTCAATCAGCCGTAGGCCTGGGAGCAGTGAAGTAATAGAAATCTGGCTGCCACAGGGCCCTCTCTCCATAACTGGCTGCAACACTTTCTAGAATAAGTGTGTTGTTCATCAGCTGGGCAGACACCCCAGCTGTCAGCTTACCAACGGTGGACGTTGGGatggttacttaacttctctgaccttcaaactagatatataaataatatggGAAACTGAAAAAACGGAAGGAGTTAAGTGCCTTGCATTCTctaaaaacacatgcaaaagaaGGGACATTGATGACTATTATGGAGAGAAAGTCAGTGGTTGcccctgggtttttttttttttccaattactcTCAGCCCTGTAACACAGTGCTCTCCTCCTTCAGAGGGAGATAAGGATTCAAAAATGTggaagcaaataataataataataataataataataataataataataataataataataataataataataataataataataataataaattttaaaagcctgtgGTGGGGGgtgtagagctcaggggtagagtgtatgcttagcatgcaggaggtcctgcgttcaatcctcagtgtatctattaaaaaatatatatggaagcaAACTGAATGGGGGAAGAGGGCAAACAACACGGATAAGGGAATTGAAAGGAAGAATCAGAGGGGCCAAAGGAGGACAGATTAGACTGCTGGGAATGAAGGGGATGCTGGGCGTCCCTCTGCGCTGAAGTCTCACTAAGTTCCGGGTCACGTGGGCAGGGGAGCAGCTGGTCAGGTGGAAGCAAGAACCAGGCTTTTCTCTCCTCAGGGTAAAATGGAGGCTGCACTGTGCGGGCCGGCCACTCTCCTACTGGATGACAGGATGCCACCTGGGATGAGGCAGGGGACAGGCCTGTGGTGGAGTCACTCCAGAATTCCTCTCCTCACTTCagaattcttcatttcttcttcctcttgcctccacttcctgttttcttcccttcccGTTTACAAGTAAAACTGACCAGAGCCCCAGAAATAAATGGGTTCTAGGGCTTCGTCCCCGTTCCCgtccaggcccaggcccctggtTCCCTGACTGTCATTTGCAAACCAAGAAGACTGTAATGAAGAAGTTTCTATATTTTTGGAATTATTAAAGCATTCCTTGTGCAAAGACtgtgttaatttattcattattaacTCCACGTGTCTTTGAGTACCTAATAGAGTAGGAGTGTGCTACGGACGAGAAGAGAAAGCATTAACTGTTGTTCATAATCCAGCTGGGGAAGCAGAGACACACGTGCATAATGGAGACAAGGAATAGGTACATACAATGAATACAATGgtaataaaatctataattattGGTTTGAAACAGTATCAGGATCAAAGTTATTCCTCCAAAGCCAACTAGTTTTGAAGTAAGAAGCTCAGAAGTAGGTCACAGGTGGGGCTAAGGGTCTGGTATATTGAGGTGgagaagggagtggaggggaggggaggggagaaacgGTGCCAGGTGCCAGTGATTTGGGGGTACTTTGGGAGAACAGGCTAGAATCCAGATGATTAAAAAAGCTTCAGGATCTGGTTTGCTTGGAAGGTGCTGACATGGAGTAAAACCTGCTTAAGGACACTGCAAAGACAGAAAAGGGACAGTTGGAGGAATGCCCTGCACAGAGCCACCATCAGTCCTGTCTGACTAAACTGGGGTTTTATCTTGAGCCACTCATAACCCTACTCTGAGCTTTAACtccttcagctataaaatgagtgATTTGACTATTCAGTGATTCCCAGGCTTTTGGATTTCACAGACCAgtaaaatgtcaaagaaaaaaaaattaagactgtgAAAGATTGCAACTTTTTACTTTAATGCCTAAGTATTAATCAAAACAACTATCCTTTATCAGTATCTCTTCATAGGACAATTTTTAGCATCAAATTGAAGGAAGGTCATACTTGTAGGGTAATACAAAGCAATAGATTTTgtcctgtggggaaaaaaaaaaacttaaaccaTGATTATattgtccttttcccattttgctGAGAACTAGTAAAAACTTCATCACAGCCTGGCATGGGACTGAAGACCATTGTTTGGAAACTTCAAGGGATCTGTTCTATTTCCCCCACAAAATAGCTGACTTTTAGGATGCCTAGAACAGCCCTTCTCAGGCACCATGAGCTCCAACATTGGTGCCCTAATTGGACCAACTTTTTCGAAATTTATCTCTCCTTCTCACCTTGCCACCCAACTTCCCACATCACCTGATTCCACCAGCTCACATACATAATTCACCAAAATCATGAAGGAAAGTCAGGGAATTCTTTTTAAGGATTTCATGTTAGACAATTGATGGCTTTAATGAGCTATACcttgatatatttaaaacacatgcaAACACTCTTAGGTTAACGGATTTCATCTTTAGTGGTCACATTCCACAAAGAGTTgggaagtttaaatttttaaagttctgtgggTAGTTAGTGCTAAGTACCTAGTACTGTAGTCTTCTGTGGGAGTTTGAAAATCAAGCCAGCTGCTATAAAGACATCTGCACCACTTGATCCTATAAACTCACCCTTTGGACTCTACCCTAAAAATACACTTGAATAGAAACACTAAGCCAAAGACCTCTAGGCtgccaggctcagggaggggaacTAGAGGCCTTGACCCGCCTGGAGTGGGAGGAGCGAAGGAGCGGTCAGAGCATCgccctcgccccccacccccaccccaccaggccGTCCCAGCCCCTCTCacagcctctttttaaaaaagttggtGCCTTCGCGGTTCCCACCCGGAGTGACAAAACCTTCCTGGTGTGGGAGCTGAGCTCTGGACCTAGGACCGAGGCCTTGCAGGTGAGCTggccagggtggagggagggatggagaaagcCGCCAGTTGCCCCAATAACTGGGAGTCAGGGCCAGGTGACCCCCAACCCAGCCCAATTCCCGAGCCAACACGTGACCACCCCCGGCCCCCCGCCCAAGCCCCGCGCAGTCAGGTGACCCCCCGTCACTTAAGGAGCTTATAAACTAATGATGAGGAAAAACGAGGAAAGACGCACAAACAAATCAATAAAGAATAATGCtttggcgggggaggggagcgcgTAGTAGTGGCCTGGCGGCGATGCGGCGGTGGTTCGGCACAGGGCTCTCGCTGACCGCAGGGAGACACGCGCGGTGGTCCATTTGCTGGCCTGGGACCAGAAGTCCACTGGGCGCTGAGCCGCGGGCCAGGGCCTGGAAAGGCTGGGCACGGCGCTGGCAGCTGTGGCGCACGGGGCCAGAGCGGTTACCCGCGGTAGCTGCGAAGGAGGGAGCAGGCCAGcgatggggaagggggtggggtgtcGTCCCCGCGCACACGCGCCGCGCACCGCCTGCCTCGTCCGCCTGGCTCCGcgcgggaggagggagagggaggggacggCCCGATGGCCCCGCCGCCGCGTGCCCCGTAACGGCCACCGCGCGCGCCGGGCGGCGGCGCGCTCGGACCTCCCCGCTGcccgaggtggggaggggcatgcAACGACGGCCCCCAGTCCACcgcctcccacccctcaccccctaccCTCTTCCCAGCCCGAGGCGACTGCTGAGGAGCCTGCGGCGGGCAGAATAGCGGCGGTC
The sequence above is a segment of the Camelus ferus isolate YT-003-E chromosome 16, BCGSAC_Cfer_1.0, whole genome shotgun sequence genome. Coding sequences within it:
- the LOC116656684 gene encoding lysozyme-like protein 6 produces the protein MPGLLLISLASCLLAINQASPISRCDLAKVLHEEDLDGFEGYSLSDWLCLAFLESAFNITKVDENTDGSFDYGIFQINSHYWCNDYQSHTENICHVDCQELLSPNLLPIINCAKKIVSGAGGMKNWVKWRLHCAGRPLSYWMTGCHLG